In one Streptomyces sp. NBC_01241 genomic region, the following are encoded:
- a CDS encoding DUF3515 domain-containing protein, producing the protein MTSSRRRFRHPVLLGPSVAALLLAAAGCSSTDAAASITVPTPSPEAAAYCRALHKELPRTVAGLGRGDTGTKSELIAEWGDGAIVLRCGVPRPAKMDDPMAKGTEADGVNWLLEQPEDAGPRFTTTFRKAYVEVSLSTAYAHDASPLAAFGPVITKTVPSSL; encoded by the coding sequence GTGACATCATCGCGCCGCCGCTTCCGCCATCCCGTGCTTCTCGGTCCGTCCGTTGCCGCACTGCTGCTGGCCGCGGCAGGCTGTTCCTCGACGGACGCCGCGGCGTCGATCACGGTTCCCACCCCGTCTCCGGAAGCCGCAGCCTACTGCCGCGCGCTGCACAAGGAGCTGCCGAGGACCGTTGCCGGACTCGGCCGCGGTGACACCGGGACGAAATCCGAACTGATCGCCGAGTGGGGGGACGGAGCGATCGTACTGCGCTGCGGTGTCCCCCGGCCCGCGAAGATGGACGACCCCATGGCGAAGGGGACCGAGGCGGACGGCGTCAACTGGCTGCTGGAGCAGCCGGAAGACGCCGGTCCGCGTTTTACGACCACTTTCCGCAAGGCGTACGTCGAGGTGAGTCTTTCGACGGCGTACGCGCATGACGCGAGCCCGTTGGCCGCGTTCGGACCGGTGATCACGAAGACGGTGCCCAGCAGCCTGTAG
- a CDS encoding Lrp/AsnC family transcriptional regulator, with protein sequence MVQAYILIQTEVGKASTVAETIARVPGVIQAEDVTGPYDVIVRAQADTVDELGRMVVAKVQQVEGITRTLTCPVVHL encoded by the coding sequence GTGGTACAGGCGTACATCCTTATTCAGACCGAGGTGGGCAAGGCGTCGACCGTCGCCGAGACCATCGCCAGAGTTCCGGGAGTGATCCAGGCAGAGGACGTCACGGGCCCCTACGACGTGATCGTGCGCGCCCAGGCCGACACGGTCGATGAACTCGGCCGCATGGTGGTCGCCAAGGTCCAGCAAGTGGAAGGCATCACGCGAACCCTGACCTGCCCGGTCGTTCATCTGTAG
- a CDS encoding thiamine-phosphate kinase, giving the protein MKGTVGELGEFGLIRELTSRLTTTPAVRLGPGDDAAVVSAPDRRVVASTDILLEGRHFRRDWSTAYDVGRKAAAQNLADIAAMGAVPTALLLGLVVPAELPVTWAGELMDGIRDECQVAGAAVVGGDVVRGETITVSITALGDLRNHEPVTRSGAQPGDVVAVTGWLGWSAAGYAVLSRGFRSPRAFVEAHRRPEPPYHAGPAAAGLGATAMTDVSDGLVADLGHIAEASKVRIDLRSGLIDIPSQMSDIGQAVGVDPLQWVLTGGEDHAIVATFPPEVKLPARWKVIGEVLNPSALPQVTVDGAPWTSKGGWDHFGGIEDAQ; this is encoded by the coding sequence GTGAAGGGAACCGTGGGCGAGTTGGGGGAGTTCGGGCTCATCAGGGAGCTGACCTCCCGGCTCACCACCACTCCGGCGGTACGGCTCGGCCCCGGCGACGACGCAGCGGTGGTGTCCGCTCCCGACCGCAGGGTCGTGGCCAGTACGGACATCCTGCTGGAGGGACGGCACTTCCGCCGCGACTGGTCGACCGCGTACGACGTCGGCCGAAAGGCCGCCGCCCAGAACCTCGCCGACATCGCCGCCATGGGGGCCGTGCCCACCGCGCTGCTGCTCGGCCTGGTCGTCCCCGCCGAACTCCCGGTCACCTGGGCCGGCGAGCTGATGGACGGCATCCGTGACGAGTGCCAGGTCGCCGGCGCGGCCGTGGTCGGCGGCGATGTGGTGCGCGGCGAGACGATCACCGTCTCGATCACCGCACTCGGCGATCTGCGCAACCACGAACCGGTCACCCGGTCCGGCGCCCAGCCCGGCGACGTCGTCGCTGTCACCGGCTGGCTCGGCTGGTCCGCCGCCGGCTACGCCGTGCTCTCCCGCGGTTTCCGCTCGCCCCGCGCCTTCGTCGAGGCCCACCGGCGCCCCGAACCGCCGTACCACGCGGGCCCCGCGGCCGCCGGGCTCGGCGCCACCGCGATGACGGACGTGAGCGACGGACTCGTCGCCGACCTCGGGCACATCGCCGAGGCCAGCAAGGTCCGGATCGACCTGCGCTCCGGACTCATCGACATCCCCTCGCAGATGTCCGACATCGGGCAGGCCGTCGGCGTGGACCCGCTGCAGTGGGTGCTCACCGGGGGAGAGGACCACGCGATCGTCGCCACCTTCCCGCCGGAAGTGAAACTGCCCGCCCGCTGGAAGGTGATCGGCGAAGTCCTCAACCCCTCGGCGCTGCCGCAGGTGACGGTCGACGGGGCGCCCTGGACCAGCAAGGGCGGCTGGGACCATTTCGGCGGCATCGAGGACGCCCAGTAG
- the thiD gene encoding bifunctional hydroxymethylpyrimidine kinase/phosphomethylpyrimidine kinase: MPLSAAVPARVLTVAGSDSGGGAGIQADLKTMLAFGVHGMSVLTAVTAQNSLGVQGAWELPAEAVTAQYRSVVDDIGVQAVKTGMLASAALVETVAELLAGTAAPVVVDPVGVSKHGDPLLAAEALDSVRTKLLPVATVATPNLDEVAQLTGVNVTDETGMRQAATGLLAFGPRWVVIKGGHLPGEPVDLLTDGTAEHWLRAPRHDNRHTHGTGCTLASAIACGLALGQDVPTAVRGAKAYVTGAIAAGFPLGAGIGPVDHGWQTRTG; this comes from the coding sequence ATGCCCCTGTCTGCTGCCGTACCCGCCCGTGTGCTCACCGTCGCCGGATCCGATTCCGGCGGTGGTGCGGGCATCCAGGCCGATCTGAAGACGATGCTCGCGTTCGGCGTGCACGGAATGAGCGTGCTGACCGCCGTCACCGCCCAGAACTCGCTGGGCGTGCAGGGCGCCTGGGAACTGCCCGCCGAGGCCGTCACCGCCCAGTACCGCAGCGTGGTGGACGACATCGGTGTGCAGGCGGTGAAGACCGGCATGCTGGCGTCGGCCGCCCTCGTGGAGACCGTGGCCGAACTCCTCGCGGGCACCGCGGCCCCGGTCGTCGTGGACCCGGTCGGGGTCTCCAAGCACGGAGATCCGCTGCTGGCCGCCGAGGCGCTCGATTCCGTACGGACGAAACTCCTGCCGGTCGCCACGGTCGCCACCCCGAACCTGGACGAAGTGGCGCAGCTCACCGGCGTGAACGTCACGGACGAGACCGGAATGCGGCAGGCCGCCACCGGGCTACTGGCCTTCGGGCCGCGCTGGGTCGTCATCAAGGGCGGGCATCTGCCCGGCGAACCCGTCGATCTGCTGACGGACGGCACCGCGGAGCACTGGCTGCGCGCACCCAGGCACGACAACCGGCACACCCACGGCACCGGCTGCACGCTCGCCTCGGCGATCGCCTGCGGACTGGCGCTGGGCCAGGACGTGCCCACGGCCGTACGAGGCGCGAAGGCGTACGTCACCGGGGCGATCGCGGCCGGATTCCCGCTGGGCGCCGGGATCGGCCCCGTCGACCACGGCTGGCAGACGCGCACCGGTTGA
- the rpmB gene encoding 50S ribosomal protein L28, whose amino-acid sequence MAANCDVCGKGPGFGNNISHSHRRTSRRWNPNIQRVRAVVGRTPKRLNVCTSCIKAGKVAR is encoded by the coding sequence GTGGCTGCCAACTGCGACGTCTGCGGCAAGGGGCCGGGCTTCGGCAACAACATTTCGCACTCGCACCGCCGTACGTCCCGTCGCTGGAATCCCAACATCCAGCGCGTGCGTGCCGTGGTCGGTCGGACGCCGAAGCGGCTCAACGTCTGCACCTCGTGCATCAAGGCCGGCAAGGTCGCGCGCTGA
- a CDS encoding DAK2 domain-containing protein, translating to MPQTADEMDAVAVRTWCSLALEALGREREAIDAINVYPVADGDTGTNLYLTVESANQAVEAVFAAHETGTTVPVAADVVRAMAHGALIGARGNSGTILAQLLRGMAGVLAGGHDADRLRRALTSAAAAAWQAVAHPVEGTVLTVAAAAAEAAGRTADDAGTAAVARAAYEGARTALEATPGQLAVLGRAGVVDAGGQGLVTVLGALVEAVSGRAPERRHVAAPALPVPDDCAVADAEGGPAFEVIYLLEATDGAVDRLRTRLDGLGDSLVVVGGDGLWNVHVHVDDAGAAVEAGVEAGRPYRIRITHFGADRVHPHAEPVQRAVVVVVPGDGLRGLCKEAGATTVLARPGEPPASGELVDAIRRAHAREVVLLPNDAELRHTAAAAAEQARAEGVRVALIPTRAAVQGIAALAVHEPGRSFDEDVVAMTAAAGATRYAELAVAERQSWTMAGICQAGDILGLIDGDVAVIGEDVPETARNVLDRMLAAGGELVTLVLGEDVPDSLADALEEHVREGYLAVDTVVYRGGHQCAPLLIGVE from the coding sequence GTGCCGCAGACCGCCGACGAGATGGACGCCGTCGCGGTGCGTACCTGGTGCTCACTGGCGCTGGAGGCGCTGGGCCGGGAGCGCGAGGCGATCGACGCGATCAACGTGTACCCCGTCGCGGACGGGGACACCGGTACGAACCTCTACCTCACCGTCGAGTCCGCGAACCAGGCCGTCGAAGCCGTCTTCGCCGCCCATGAGACCGGTACGACCGTGCCCGTCGCCGCCGACGTGGTACGGGCCATGGCGCACGGAGCACTGATCGGTGCCCGCGGGAACTCCGGCACGATCCTGGCCCAGTTGCTGCGCGGGATGGCCGGGGTGCTGGCCGGCGGGCACGACGCGGACCGCCTGCGCCGGGCGCTCACGAGCGCCGCGGCCGCTGCCTGGCAGGCCGTCGCCCACCCCGTCGAGGGCACCGTGCTCACCGTGGCCGCCGCCGCCGCCGAGGCCGCCGGACGTACCGCGGACGACGCCGGAACCGCGGCGGTCGCGCGAGCGGCGTACGAGGGGGCGCGGACGGCCCTGGAAGCGACCCCCGGACAACTCGCCGTCCTCGGGCGCGCGGGCGTCGTGGACGCCGGGGGGCAGGGCCTGGTGACCGTGCTCGGGGCGCTCGTCGAAGCGGTCTCCGGTCGGGCGCCCGAGCGCCGTCACGTGGCCGCGCCCGCGCTTCCGGTGCCGGACGACTGCGCGGTGGCCGACGCGGAAGGCGGACCGGCCTTCGAGGTCATCTACCTGCTGGAGGCCACGGACGGCGCCGTGGACCGGCTGCGGACCCGGCTCGACGGACTCGGCGACTCGCTCGTCGTGGTGGGCGGCGACGGGCTGTGGAACGTCCACGTGCATGTCGACGACGCGGGTGCGGCGGTGGAGGCCGGCGTCGAGGCGGGGCGGCCGTACCGCATCCGGATCACCCACTTCGGCGCGGACCGGGTGCACCCCCACGCCGAACCCGTGCAGCGCGCGGTCGTCGTGGTGGTTCCCGGCGACGGGCTCCGCGGCCTGTGCAAGGAGGCCGGGGCGACGACGGTCCTGGCGCGCCCCGGGGAGCCGCCCGCCAGCGGCGAACTCGTCGATGCGATCCGCCGGGCGCACGCCCGCGAGGTGGTCCTGCTGCCCAACGACGCCGAGTTGCGCCACACCGCCGCCGCGGCCGCCGAGCAGGCCCGCGCGGAGGGAGTCAGGGTCGCCCTGATCCCGACCCGGGCCGCCGTCCAGGGCATCGCGGCCCTCGCCGTCCACGAACCCGGCCGCAGCTTCGACGAGGACGTGGTCGCGATGACCGCCGCGGCCGGCGCCACCCGCTACGCCGAACTGGCCGTCGCCGAGCGGCAGTCCTGGACCATGGCGGGCATCTGCCAGGCCGGCGACATCCTCGGCCTGATCGACGGCGACGTCGCGGTCATCGGCGAGGACGTACCGGAAACGGCCCGTAACGTGCTGGACCGCATGCTGGCGGCGGGCGGCGAACTGGTCACCCTGGTCCTCGGCGAGGACGTCCCCGACAGCCTCGCGGACGCGCTGGAGGAGCACGTACGCGAGGGCTATCTGGCGGTCGACACGGTGGTGTACCGGGGCGGCCACCAGTGCGCTCCGCTGCTGATCGGGGTGGAGTAG
- the recG gene encoding ATP-dependent DNA helicase RecG, with protein MDRVSAFDEPLKKLLGGATAKVMADHLDLHTVGDLLHHYPRRYEERGRLTALTDLPLDEHVTVVAQVADARVVMFNNGRGKRLEVTLTDGSGRLQLVFFGHGVHKPHKELLPGRRAMFAGKVSVFNRKMQLAHPTYQLLDAESIDGAEATEAVDAFAGRLLPIYPACKQLDSWRIAKAVDTVLPSAREAVDPLPPSLCEGRGFIPLPEALLKVHRPQTKADIAQARDRLKWDEAFVLQVALARRRYADTQLPAVARKPAHGGLLDAFDAKLPFTLTEGQRKVSQEIFDDLATEHPMHRLLQGEVGSGKTMVALRAMLGVVDAGGQAAMLAPTEVLAQQHHRSITEMMGELAEGGMLGGSDLGTKVVLLTGSMGMAARRQALLDLVTGEAGIVIGTHALIEDKVQFHDLGLVVVDEQHRFGVEQRDALRSKGKQQPHLLVMTATPIPRTVAMTVFGDLETSVLDQLPAGRSPIASHVVPAKDKPHFLSRAWERVREEVESGHQAYVVCPRIGDDAEDETAGKKGKKKAPEDDGEKRPPLAVLEIAEQLAKGPLTGLRVEVLHGRMNPDDKDDVMRRFGAGQVDVLVATTVIEVGVNVPNATAMVIMDADRFGVSQLHQLRGRVGRGSAPGLCLLVSEAHEASPARARLSAVAATLDGFELSRIDLEQRREGDVLGQAQSGVRSSLRMLTVIDDEEVIAAARAEAAAIVTADPELEHLPELRTALDALLDKEREQYLDKG; from the coding sequence ATGGATCGCGTGTCTGCGTTCGATGAACCCCTCAAGAAGCTGCTCGGCGGAGCCACCGCGAAGGTGATGGCCGACCATCTCGACCTGCACACGGTCGGTGATCTGCTGCACCACTACCCGCGGCGGTACGAGGAGCGCGGCCGGCTCACGGCGCTGACCGACCTCCCGCTGGACGAGCATGTGACGGTGGTCGCCCAGGTCGCCGACGCCCGCGTCGTGATGTTCAACAACGGCCGCGGCAAGCGCCTCGAAGTGACCCTCACCGACGGCAGTGGCCGCCTCCAGCTCGTCTTCTTCGGCCATGGCGTCCACAAGCCGCACAAGGAACTGCTGCCGGGCCGAAGGGCGATGTTCGCGGGCAAGGTCTCCGTCTTCAACCGCAAGATGCAGCTGGCCCATCCCACGTACCAGCTGCTGGACGCCGAGTCCATCGACGGGGCCGAGGCCACGGAAGCGGTGGACGCCTTCGCCGGGCGGCTGCTGCCGATCTACCCGGCCTGCAAGCAGCTGGACTCGTGGCGGATCGCCAAGGCCGTCGACACCGTGCTGCCCAGCGCGCGGGAGGCCGTCGACCCGCTGCCGCCGAGCCTGTGCGAGGGGCGCGGGTTCATCCCGCTCCCGGAGGCGTTGCTGAAGGTGCACCGTCCGCAGACCAAGGCGGACATCGCCCAGGCCAGGGACCGGCTGAAGTGGGACGAGGCATTCGTCCTCCAGGTCGCACTGGCCCGCCGCAGATACGCGGACACCCAGCTCCCGGCGGTCGCCCGGAAACCCGCCCACGGCGGACTGCTCGACGCCTTCGACGCGAAGCTGCCGTTCACCCTCACCGAGGGGCAGCGGAAAGTCTCCCAGGAGATCTTCGACGACCTGGCGACCGAGCACCCGATGCACCGGCTTCTCCAGGGGGAGGTGGGCAGCGGGAAGACCATGGTCGCGCTGCGCGCGATGCTCGGCGTCGTCGACGCGGGCGGACAGGCCGCCATGCTCGCGCCCACCGAGGTGCTCGCCCAGCAGCACCACCGGTCCATCACGGAAATGATGGGCGAGCTGGCCGAGGGCGGAATGCTGGGCGGCTCCGACCTCGGTACGAAGGTGGTGCTGCTGACCGGGTCCATGGGGATGGCGGCCCGCCGTCAGGCGCTGCTCGACCTCGTCACCGGCGAGGCCGGGATCGTGATCGGCACGCACGCGCTGATCGAGGACAAGGTGCAGTTCCACGACCTGGGCCTGGTCGTCGTCGACGAACAGCACCGCTTCGGGGTGGAACAACGCGACGCGCTCCGGTCCAAGGGGAAGCAGCAGCCGCACCTGCTGGTCATGACCGCCACCCCCATTCCCCGTACGGTCGCCATGACCGTCTTCGGTGACCTGGAGACCTCCGTGCTGGACCAGCTGCCCGCCGGCCGTTCCCCGATCGCCAGCCACGTCGTCCCCGCCAAGGACAAACCGCACTTCCTCAGCCGCGCCTGGGAACGGGTCCGGGAAGAAGTGGAAAGCGGACACCAGGCCTACGTGGTCTGCCCCCGCATCGGCGACGACGCCGAGGACGAGACGGCAGGGAAGAAGGGGAAGAAGAAGGCACCCGAGGACGACGGTGAGAAGCGCCCTCCGCTCGCCGTCCTGGAGATCGCCGAACAGCTCGCCAAGGGCCCGCTCACCGGGCTGCGCGTCGAGGTGCTGCACGGCAGGATGAACCCCGACGACAAGGACGACGTGATGCGCCGCTTCGGCGCGGGCCAGGTCGACGTCCTCGTCGCCACCACCGTCATCGAGGTCGGGGTCAATGTCCCCAACGCCACCGCGATGGTCATCATGGACGCCGACCGGTTCGGGGTCTCCCAGCTGCACCAGCTGCGCGGCCGGGTCGGCCGCGGCTCCGCCCCCGGACTCTGCCTGCTGGTCAGCGAGGCCCACGAGGCGAGTCCGGCCCGCGCCCGGCTGTCGGCCGTCGCCGCCACGCTCGACGGCTTCGAACTGTCCCGGATCGACCTCGAGCAGCGCCGTGAGGGCGATGTCCTCGGCCAGGCCCAGTCCGGGGTCCGCTCCTCGCTGCGGATGCTCACCGTCATCGACGACGAGGAGGTCATCGCCGCCGCCCGCGCGGAGGCCGCGGCGATCGTCACCGCCGACCCGGAGCTGGAACACCTGCCGGAGCTGCGGACCGCGCTGGACGCGCTGCTCGACAAGGAGCGCGAGCAGTACCTCGACAAGGGGTGA